A window of the Brassica oleracea var. oleracea cultivar TO1000 chromosome C1, BOL, whole genome shotgun sequence genome harbors these coding sequences:
- the LOC106332753 gene encoding glycine-rich cell wall structural protein 1.8-like, producing MNKQDVMKLQTCVLKVNVHCEGCKHKVKKQLQKIEGVYSVKADVEQGKVTVTGNVDPALLVKKLSKSGKHAEIIGGGGGGGGGKGFPNLNGQFGNLSMSGNGKGKGGKESNQVKGKGNGGGGGQNQGHGGQPMQLTPQQIQQMMMMKAAQGGSGGGGKDMKMMMPPVASKDQKKSVKFAEEDDEFSDDYDDEFSEDDYDDDEFDDEDGEMGGHGHGAGGGNHHMPPNKTMMMPNKMPQMGQHGGGPKGPNEIMMMMNGFKPGGGGGGGGAGKKGGGGGGGFEIPVQMKGMGEGKKGGEKGKKEGKDKKGGGGKTGKTDAKSGGGLLGFFKNVKSGKGDEKKGGGKKEGGGGGDKVKSSGGGVHHYDSGPKKGGGKSKGGAHGAHDIDDLIKHNKAGGGGNKGNHSAKGMMGGPMGQGAPMGMMGQGGPMGQGGPMSMMGQGGPMGMMGQGGPMGHQGGSYPAVQGLPMSGGGYYPPPPQANHQMNQQQYMQMMMHQQQQQQQAAAAHGGYGGGHGGDMYHQMMYARPYPAVNYAHPPPMPPPHSGPYSDMFSDENPAGCSIM from the exons ATGAATAAACAAGATGTTATGAAGCTTCAG ACTTGTGTTCTGAAAGTGAACGTACACTGTGAAGGCTGTAAGCATAAAGTGAAGAAACAGTTGCAGAAAATCGAAG GAGTGTACTCTGTAAAAGCAGATGTGGAACAGGGGAAAGTCACTGTCACAGGGAACGTTGACCCTGCTCTTCTTGTTAAGAAGCTGAGCAAGTCAGGGAAACATGCCGAGATTATAGGCGGTGGTGGCGGCGGAGGAGGAGGAAAAGGGTTTCCTAATCTGAATGGGCAGTTTGGTAATCTCAGTATGAGTGGAAACGGTAAGGGCAAAGGTGGAAAAGAGAGCAACCAAGTAAAGGGGAAAGGTAACGGTGGTGGTGGTGGTCAGAATCAAGGGCATGGAGGTCAACCAATGCAGTTGACTCCTCAGCAGATTCAACAGATGATGATGATGAAGGCTGCTCAAGGTGGTAGTGGTGGTGGTGGGAAGGATATGAAGATGATGATGCCTCCTGTGGCGTCTAAGGACCAGAAGAAGTCTGTTAAGTTTGCTGAAGAAGATGATGAGTTCAGTGATGATTATGATGATGAGTTCAGTGAAGATGATTATGATGACGATGAGTTCGATGATGAGGATGGTGAAATGGGAGGTCATGGTCATGGAGCAGGAGGAGGTAATCATCACATGCCTCCAAATAAGACGATGATGATGCCTAACAAGATGCCACAGATGGGTCAGCATGGTGGTGGGCCTAAGGGCCCTAATGAGATTATGATGATGATGAATGGGTTCAAACCCGGTGGTGGTGGTGGTGGTGGAGGAGCGGGGAAGAAAGGCGGCGGAGGAGGTGGTGGGTTTGAGATTCCGGTGCAAATGAAGGGAATGGGTGAGGGTAAAAAAGGAGGTGAGAAGGGTAAGAAAGAAGGCAAAGATAAAAAAGGAGGTGGGGGCAAAACGGGGAAAACAGATGCCAAAAGTGGTGGTGGCCTCTTAGGGTTTTTCAAAAATGTTAAAAGTGGAAAAGGAGATGAGAAGAAGGGAGGTGGTAAGAAAGAAGGTGGTGGTGGGGGTGATAAGGTAAAATCTTCTGGTGGTGGAGTTCACCATTATGATAGTGGGCCTAAAAAGGGAGGAGGTAAATCGAAAGGAGGAGCCCATGGGGCCCATGATATTGATGATCTCATCAAACACAACAAAGCAGGCGGAGGAGGTAACAAGGGTAATCATAGTGCCAAGGGGATGATGGGTGGCCCCATGGGTCAAGGTGCTCCGATGGGTATGATGGGACAAGGTGGTCCAATGGGTCAAGGGGGTCCTATGAGCATGATGGGCCAAGGTGGTCCAATGGGCATGATGGGACAAGGTGGTCCAATGGGACACCAAGGCGGCTCCTACCCGGCGGTACAAGGCTTGCCGATGAGTGGAGGAGGATATTATCCACCACCACCTCAGGCAAATCATCAAATGAACCAACAACAGTACATGCAAATGATGATGCACCAGCAGCAACAACAACAACAAGCTGCTGCAGCTCATGGAGGATATGGTGGTGGTCACGGTGGAGACATGTACCATCAGATGATGTATGCTCGGCCATATCCAGCAGTGAACTATGCTCATCCACCGCCAATGCCGCCTCCACACTCAGGTCCTTATAGTGATATGTTCAGCGATGAGAATCCAGCTGGTTGTAGTATCATGTGA